The Candidatus Tumulicola sp. genomic interval CGCCGCGCCGACGATGAGGAATGCAAGCTGGTGGGTGAAATCGCTACGGCCCCCCGGGATGTGCAGCGCGGCGCTCTTGATGACGATCAAGCCGAAGACCGAAAGCGCAATAGCCGCTGCGAGCAGCGGATAGTTCAGCGATTGATACCAGGGCCGTTCCAGCATGGGGTTAGGGTAGGTTGGACAACCGGGGCTAAAGCCCCGGCACTACAAGGACGTGTCCGGCTCCACGGGCGCGTCCGGCTCTACCGATGGCGTTTCCGCGTCAGGCGCGACCTGCGGCTTGCGGCGCCGGCGGCGGCGCCGAGGCATCTTCTCTGAGACGAGCGCTGCGTGTCCATCCCCATTGGGTTTCGGACGGATGCTGAGCACCGGGATGTTGGCCAGCAGCATGAAGCGCCGCTCGGCGCTTTCAAAATGCACGTCCAAGCCGCCCTCATCGATATCCAGGTAGCGGCGCACGACCGAGATCATCTCACCCTTCATCGCGTCGAAGATCTCCGGAGCCAGGGACACGCGGTCCGACATCAGCACCAAACGCAGCCGCTCCTTGGCCTGGCTGCCGCTGGCTTCTTCGCGCCGGAAGAACCTCGTGATGAAATCCAACATGCTTTCTATCCTCCGCGCGTGTCCGGCCGCTGCAGGCCGAGCGTCATTTT includes:
- the minE gene encoding cell division topological specificity factor MinE, which codes for MLDFITRFFRREEASGSQAKERLRLVLMSDRVSLAPEIFDAMKGEMISVVRRYLDIDEGGLDVHFESAERRFMLLANIPVLSIRPKPNGDGHAALVSEKMPRRRRRRRKPQVAPDAETPSVEPDAPVEPDTSL